AACGCACACCTTGGCTTACGGCTATAGCAGCAACCGTAGTACTGGCTGTCACTGTGGGTCTATTACAATTTAGCGACAGCTACTTTCCTTTCGGTAAAAATGCGCCAAACGGCGTTATCGCTATACAAGCAAATTATCAAACAGGGATTGGCGAGAGTAATACCATTAATCTGCCTGACAAAAGTACAATCGCACTCAATACCAATAGCTTTGTACAAGTTAAATATACCGAACATGCGCGTATTATAGAATTGCAGCGGGGCGAAATTCACATTGATGTCGCTCACGATAAGACACGCCCTTTAAGCGTAATTGCAGGTGGTAAAGTGATCCAAGCGGTTGGCACTGCATTTAATGTTGAGGTACGAAATGAGTTGGTTGAACTTATAGTGACTGACGGCAAAGTACTTGTGGCTAAAACGCCTATTGCTCATGAAAATACAATAGAAGAAGCAATACGAAAGCTACCGCAATCGGCAATGGCTATTTCAAAAGGGGAAAAAGTTGATTTAACCATCTCCGGGCAACAAACCAACACGGTCGTGAAGGTTAATGCCGTTGATATTGCCGCAAGTCTCTCTTGGCGAAATGGAAACCTAATCTTTAGAGGCGAATCATTAGCAGAGGCCATGGCAGAAATCAGTCGTTATACCAATATTGAATTTGAGTTGGCGAATAACGAAGCACTGCAAAGCATTGAAGTTGCAGGTATGTTCAAAACTGGCGACGTCAATGGCCTATTGGAAGTGCTAGCTCGTAACTTTAATATCAGCCACGAAAGGATTGATGATCATAGAATTGTTCTTAACTATGCAGAACAAATTTAATGAGTACTAGCGATTATGGAATACGTATTCAGCCGCTTGGTGCTTGTCACACACCGTTATAAACTCCCTTAGCTCGTATTGTGCAAATCCCCATTGCTGATGCATTGGGGTTTCCTTCCGGCGAGCATCTAAATCTAAGTAAGAACAATAATAAAAAGGTAATTTTCAATGACGTTAAGTAGTATAGATTTAACCATATTTGTCTTTTACGTGATCGGGCTGCTAATTGCCGCACTTTGGATTTCACGTAATGAGAAAAATCATGAACGAAATACCGGTGATTATTTCCTCGCCAGCAAGTCACTTCCGTGGTGGGCGATTGGCGCTTCTTTAATTGCTGCTAATATTTCAGCAGAGCAAATAATCGGCATGTCTGGCTCAGGCTATGCCATTGGTTTGGCCATAGCTAGTTACGAATGGATGGCGGCAATAACATTATTGATTGTAGGAAAGTACTTCTTACCCATATTTTTAAAGCAAAAAATTTACTCAATGCCCCAGTTTTTAGAGCAACGTTTTGATGCTCGGGTTAAAACAGTCATGGCGATTTTCTGGCTGGGGGTTTATGTCTTCGTTAATTTATCCAGTATTTTATGGCTAGGTGGCTTAGCTATTGCCGCGATGACGGGTGTAGATATTGTTTTTGGTATGTTGTTCTTAGCACTGTTTTCTGTTGCCTATTCACTCTATG
This window of the Thalassotalea atypica genome carries:
- a CDS encoding FecR family protein; translation: MSNIHQLPNQYSKANEEMRVEHASDWIAKLDRGLSNDEKSALQQWLAAHPKNTKVLLEVANLWDKMDDLSRLSDLFPQPVVRQHKRTPWLTAIAATVVLAVTVGLLQFSDSYFPFGKNAPNGVIAIQANYQTGIGESNTINLPDKSTIALNTNSFVQVKYTEHARIIELQRGEIHIDVAHDKTRPLSVIAGGKVIQAVGTAFNVEVRNELVELIVTDGKVLVAKTPIAHENTIEEAIRKLPQSAMAISKGEKVDLTISGQQTNTVVKVNAVDIAASLSWRNGNLIFRGESLAEAMAEISRYTNIEFELANNEALQSIEVAGMFKTGDVNGLLEVLARNFNISHERIDDHRIVLNYAEQI